A genomic stretch from Schaalia odontolytica includes:
- a CDS encoding alpha-L-fucosidase, with amino-acid sequence MNLKRTLAGCAVAAAMVLAPMSAPAFADAPPTPTGIPAAVPLSSTPKIAKWQELQYGMFMHFGVYSVYGGYYNGHRQAMGYPEQIKAWEKIPTDDYLLKAKDLAANFDAAAICKTAHDSGMKYLMITSKHHDGFAMWDTKTTDYNIVKQSNYGKDPMKELSTECNKLGVKLAFYFSIIDWTKQTPEPYGNVNPIDEDLMTTVIKPQLTELLTNYGPIAELWFDMGGPTAEQSQRMAQWVHELQPETMVNSRVWNKAGDFEVGGDNSVTTDFHMGPWESIRSIFPACWGYCSWANRDANAKSYKERELVNNLIGTVASGGQFAYNIGPKGDGTIDEFDSGVVTEVGQWMARHPDAITGARPTWFPAPNWGKVMTKGNDLYFFPELWSPGKTLTLPGVGGHVTGVTVDGTERALEYKQDGTTLTVTMSGDNPEPSLRPVIKVTFDAAPTYVPTQTVTAVDGATISSEQFFARASALRYSGAQAYDAYLVNKTDKAITDLTLKFSGNFSPTTTYKITLGEKSVEATGAQIEAGEVGEGLALEPHKITPLRLELAHPSYYADPIGLHSVSATVHVYGDNAATQPPVIATDPSSVSVKAGESATFTVVASGRPAATIQWYRVPKGSTEGTAIDGATGAMYTLTTTLEDDGAQFYAVATNANGSVTSQRATLTVTKGSDNLALNKTASMSSMGWGGTASRAVDGDTDGVWDHGSVAHTGKQANPWWEVDLGENHPLGVVNVWNRSSSDNCQGVSCDQRLHDFWVVASTEHLSDTFNPASAGAVDGVHMIKVDGVGGRPSAVDFEGFEARYIRVIQPTEFGEFALAEVEAFAPATPTPDPQEQEPPAFAPLTVTANPAADAQISGDGAFRTVTAKEGTEVTIKAEVSGKPAPALFWQIKRQGSDSWAILDDENGPELTLTIDGENNGSVIRVMAMNEAGVAESGLVALALADEPSPEPEPSPDPTPDPVPTPDPAPVPDHTVGTWMNDGVGWWWKITGGGYAKNETLILGGSVYRFDQNGYMLSGWVYWDGAWHYHNGDGAQMTGWANLGGAWFYLMPDSGAMVTGWHMVENKWFYFAANGVMSTGWLHVNGQWYYLDPSGAMHTGWLQLGSHWYFMSERGAMTIGWRPVGSAWYYFGASGQMSTGWQQISGAWYYFGTGGDMYTGRHWIGWRWYTFGSDGQWLG; translated from the coding sequence GTGAACCTCAAGCGAACGCTTGCCGGTTGTGCGGTTGCCGCGGCAATGGTGCTCGCACCCATGAGCGCCCCTGCCTTCGCCGACGCGCCACCAACGCCCACCGGTATCCCCGCAGCTGTCCCTCTCAGCTCAACCCCCAAGATCGCCAAGTGGCAGGAACTCCAGTACGGAATGTTCATGCACTTCGGTGTCTACTCCGTCTACGGCGGCTACTACAACGGTCATCGGCAAGCCATGGGCTACCCCGAACAGATCAAGGCATGGGAGAAAATCCCCACCGACGACTACCTGCTCAAGGCCAAGGACCTCGCCGCCAACTTTGACGCCGCGGCTATCTGCAAGACGGCCCACGACTCGGGTATGAAATACCTGATGATCACGTCGAAGCACCACGACGGCTTCGCCATGTGGGACACGAAGACGACCGACTACAACATCGTCAAGCAATCCAACTACGGCAAGGACCCGATGAAGGAGCTGTCGACCGAATGCAACAAGCTCGGGGTCAAGCTCGCCTTCTACTTCTCCATCATCGACTGGACGAAACAGACCCCCGAGCCCTACGGCAACGTCAACCCCATCGATGAAGATCTGATGACGACCGTCATCAAGCCCCAGCTGACCGAGCTCCTCACCAACTACGGCCCGATCGCCGAGCTCTGGTTCGACATGGGCGGCCCCACCGCCGAGCAGTCCCAGCGCATGGCCCAGTGGGTTCACGAACTCCAGCCCGAGACGATGGTGAACTCGCGCGTGTGGAACAAGGCCGGTGACTTCGAGGTCGGCGGCGACAACTCGGTGACCACCGACTTCCACATGGGTCCATGGGAATCGATCCGCTCTATTTTCCCTGCCTGCTGGGGCTACTGCTCGTGGGCGAACCGCGACGCGAACGCGAAGAGCTACAAGGAACGCGAGCTGGTCAACAACCTGATCGGCACCGTTGCCTCGGGCGGCCAGTTCGCATACAACATCGGTCCCAAGGGCGATGGCACCATCGACGAGTTCGACTCGGGCGTCGTCACCGAGGTCGGCCAGTGGATGGCACGCCACCCCGACGCCATCACGGGCGCACGCCCGACCTGGTTCCCCGCACCCAACTGGGGCAAGGTCATGACCAAGGGCAACGACCTGTACTTCTTCCCCGAACTGTGGAGCCCCGGCAAGACACTGACCCTTCCCGGCGTGGGTGGACACGTCACCGGAGTGACCGTGGACGGGACTGAGCGTGCCCTCGAATACAAACAGGACGGCACGACCCTGACGGTCACCATGTCCGGCGACAACCCCGAGCCGAGCCTGCGTCCCGTCATTAAGGTCACCTTCGACGCCGCTCCCACCTACGTACCCACCCAGACGGTGACCGCCGTTGATGGCGCGACGATATCGTCCGAGCAGTTCTTCGCACGAGCCTCCGCGTTGCGTTACTCCGGCGCACAGGCATACGACGCCTACCTTGTGAACAAGACGGACAAGGCCATCACCGACCTGACACTGAAGTTCTCGGGCAACTTCTCGCCGACCACCACCTACAAGATCACCCTCGGCGAGAAGTCTGTTGAGGCGACCGGCGCTCAGATCGAGGCCGGCGAGGTCGGAGAGGGACTCGCTCTCGAGCCGCACAAGATCACGCCCCTGCGCCTGGAGCTGGCGCACCCCTCCTACTACGCCGACCCGATTGGTCTGCACTCCGTGAGCGCAACGGTGCATGTCTACGGAGACAACGCCGCCACGCAGCCTCCCGTCATTGCCACCGATCCCTCCTCGGTCTCAGTCAAGGCGGGGGAGAGCGCCACCTTCACCGTCGTGGCCTCGGGCCGCCCGGCCGCCACCATTCAGTGGTACCGCGTCCCCAAGGGATCGACCGAAGGCACGGCGATTGACGGCGCGACCGGTGCCATGTACACCCTGACGACGACGCTAGAGGATGACGGCGCGCAGTTCTACGCAGTCGCGACGAACGCCAACGGATCCGTCACCTCGCAGCGTGCGACCCTGACCGTCACCAAGGGCAGCGATAACCTCGCCCTCAACAAGACGGCGTCCATGTCGTCGATGGGCTGGGGAGGCACCGCCTCGCGCGCCGTTGACGGTGACACGGACGGCGTGTGGGATCACGGATCGGTGGCCCACACGGGCAAGCAGGCGAACCCCTGGTGGGAGGTCGACCTCGGCGAGAACCACCCCCTCGGCGTCGTGAACGTCTGGAACCGTTCCTCCTCCGACAACTGCCAGGGAGTCTCCTGCGATCAGCGCCTGCACGACTTCTGGGTTGTGGCCTCCACTGAGCATCTTTCCGATACCTTCAACCCGGCCTCTGCCGGTGCGGTGGACGGCGTCCACATGATCAAGGTTGACGGGGTCGGTGGCCGCCCGAGCGCGGTCGACTTTGAGGGTTTCGAGGCACGTTATATCCGCGTCATCCAGCCCACCGAATTCGGTGAGTTCGCGCTTGCGGAGGTTGAGGCGTTTGCTCCCGCCACACCGACCCCGGATCCGCAGGAGCAGGAGCCCCCAGCCTTCGCGCCGCTGACGGTCACCGCTAATCCGGCTGCGGATGCGCAGATCTCTGGCGACGGAGCTTTCCGTACCGTGACGGCCAAGGAAGGAACCGAGGTCACGATCAAGGCCGAGGTCAGTGGCAAGCCCGCGCCTGCCCTCTTCTGGCAGATCAAGCGTCAGGGCTCGGACTCGTGGGCCATCCTGGACGACGAGAATGGTCCCGAGCTGACCCTCACGATTGACGGTGAGAACAACGGTTCGGTCATCCGGGTGATGGCAATGAACGAGGCCGGGGTTGCGGAGTCTGGCCTCGTGGCCCTCGCACTGGCCGACGAGCCTTCGCCGGAGCCCGAGCCTAGCCCGGATCCGACCCCTGACCCGGTTCCTACCCCTGATCCGGCCCCTGTGCCTGATCACACGGTGGGGACGTGGATGAACGACGGAGTCGGCTGGTGGTGGAAGATCACCGGCGGTGGCTACGCCAAGAACGAGACCCTCATCCTCGGTGGTTCCGTGTACCGTTTCGATCAGAACGGCTACATGCTCAGCGGTTGGGTGTACTGGGACGGCGCGTGGCATTACCACAACGGTGACGGTGCGCAGATGACCGGCTGGGCGAACCTGGGAGGGGCCTGGTTCTACCTGATGCCCGACAGCGGTGCGATGGTCACGGGCTGGCACATGGTGGAGAACAAGTGGTTCTACTTTGCTGCCAACGGAGTGATGAGTACCGGCTGGCTCCACGTGAACGGACAGTGGTACTACTTGGATCCTAGCGGCGCGATGCACACCGGTTGGCTCCAGCTGGGCTCGCACTGGTACTTCATGAGCGAGCGCGGTGCCATGACCATCGGTTGGAGGCCTGTGGGGAGCGCCTGGTACTACTTTGGTGCCTCGGGCCAGATGTCCACCGGATGGCAGCAGATCAGCGGTGCCTGGTACTACTTCGGCACCGGAGGCGATATGTACACGGGCCGCCACTGGATCGGCTGGCGCTGGTACACCTTCGGCAGCGACGGGCAGTGGCTGGGATGA